In a genomic window of Chaetodon trifascialis isolate fChaTrf1 chromosome 8, fChaTrf1.hap1, whole genome shotgun sequence:
- the LOC139334797 gene encoding gastrula zinc finger protein XlCGF57.1-like, with protein MSKIQTLRAFVNQRLTAAAEEIFERFERTIAEYEEQLCRQRKLLEANLNPDVRLHRADIELLLLASDKEVPTEQQEWSPSLDQEDPPELPHIKEEQEELWTSQEGQQHQGLEEADIGKFTFTAVPVKSEEDDEEAPQSSQLHRSQAEESRDAENLKREAGGEDCGGSERARNFNPHGHLQPATHDKTSHCEPDTDDSCDWEESGEYNARETSVSSSECTTSSGHKGHLQKHAGIQTGVKPFGCSVCGKRYPRKSALRTHIRLHIEGKRFSCSICEKTFQSKGNLVRHMRIHTGEKPFICPVCDSRFSHSSAFTSHLRVHTGEKPFTCLVCKTSFGDRSSLARHRRIHTGEKSYSCLVCGRKFARHGTLTQHLVVHTGEKPFNCSVCGKNFTRHALVKKHKCVGQSSVSK; from the exons atgtccaaaatccaaacgctgagagcttttgtgAACCAGAGACTGACTGCGGCAGCTGAAGAGATATTTGAGCGGTTTGAAAGGACGATCGCAGAATACGAGGAGCAACTCTGTCGACAACGCAAACTACTGGAGGCCAATCTGAACCCGGACGTCCGGctacacagagcag ACAtcgagctgctgctgttggcgaGTGACAAAGAGGTTCCCACTGAGCAGCAGGAGTGGAGCCCCAGTttggaccaggaggacccaccagagctgccacacattaaagaggaacaggaggaactcTGGACCAGTCAGGAGGGACAGCAGCATCAAGGACTGGAGGAGGCTGACATCGGCAAGTTCACGTTCACTGctgtccctgtgaagagtgaagaagacgATGAGGAGGCtcctcagtcctcacagcttcatcGAAGCCAAGCTGAAGagagcagagatgcagagaaTCTGAAGagagaagctggtggagaggaCTGTGGCGGATCAGAAAGAGCCAGGAACTTTAACCCACATGGTCATTTACAGCCAGCTACTCATGACAAGACGTCACACTGTGAACCTGACACCGATGACAGCTGTGACTGGGAGGAGAGCGGCGAGTATAATGCTAGAGAGACATCAGTCAGCTCCTCTGAATGTACTACGAGCTCTGGCCACAAGGGGCATCTGCAGAAACACGCTGGAATCCAAACAGGAGTGAAACCATTCGGTTGCTCAGTTTGTGGTAAAAGATACCCCAGGAAGAGCGCCCTAAGGACTCACATTAGACTTCACATTGAGGGGAAGCGTTTTAGCTGCTCGATTTGTGAAAAAACTTTCCAAAGTAAGGGAAACTTGGTGAGGCACATGAGAATTCACACGGGGGAGAAACCCTTCATTTGTCCCGTGTGTGACAGTCGATTCTCTCACAGCTCTGCGTTCACCTCACACCTGCGAGTTCACACCGGAGAGAAACCTTTCACCTGCTTAGTTTGTAAGACAAGTTTCGGCGACAGAAGCTCTTTGGCCAGACACAGGAGgatccacacaggggagaaatcGTACAGTTGTTTAGTTTGTGGTAGAAAATTTGCGCGACACGGAACTCTGACACAACACCTGGTCGTCCACACGGGGGAGAAACCGTTTAACTGCAGCGTTTGCGGGAAGAATTTCACTCGGCACGCTCTtgtgaaaaaacacaagtgtgtgGGTCAGAGCAGCGTGAGcaaatga